The following nucleotide sequence is from Thermostaphylospora chromogena.
CGAGCTGGAGGAGCCGTACGAGAACCTCGGCGCTCAGCTCGTCAAGGAGGTCGCGACCAAGACCAACGACATCGCGGGTGACGGCACCACCACCGCGACCGTGCTGGCTCAGGCCATGGTGCGTGAGGGCCTGCGTAACGTCGCGGCCGGCGCTTCGCCGATGGCGCTCAAGCGCGGCATCGACAAGGCGGCTCAGGCCGTCAGCGACCGCCTGCTGGAGTCCGCGCGTCCGGTCGAGGACAAGAAGGAGATCGCGAACGTAGCGACGATCTCCGCCCAGGACGCCAAGATCGGTGAGCTGATCGCCGAGGCGTTCGACAAGGTGGGCAAGGACGGTGTCATCACCGTCGAGGAGTCCAACGCCATGGGCATGGAGCTGGAGTTCACCGAGGGACTCCAGTTCGACAAGGGCTACCTGTCGCCGTACATGGTGACCGACCAGGAGCGCATGGAGGCCGTCCTGGAGGACGCCTACGTGCTGCTGGTCCAGGGCAAGATCTCCGCGATGGCGGAGTTCCTGCCGCTGCTGGAGAAGGTCGCCCAGACCAAGAAGCCGCTGTTCGTGGTGGCCGAGGACGTCGAGGGCGAGGCCCTGGCCGTCCTCATCACCAACAAGATCCGCGGCACCTTCATCTCCGTCGCCGCGAAGGCGCCCGGTTTCGGCGACCGCCGCAAGGCGATGCTGCAGGACATGGCGATCCTCACCGGCGGCCAGGTGATCAGTGAGGAGCTGGGCCTCAAGCTGGACAACGTCGGTCTCGACGTGCTCGGCCGGGCGCGGCGTGTCGTGGTCACCAAGGACTCCTCGACGATCGTCGACGGCGCCGGTGACGCCAAGGCGATCGAGGCCCGCATCCGCGAGATCAAGCTCGCCATCGAGCAGAGCGACTCCGACTGGGACCGGGAGAAGCTCCAGGAGCGTCTCGCCAAGCTGTCGGGCGGCGTCTGCGTGCTGCGTGTCGGCGCGGCCACCGAGGTGGAGCTGAAGGAGAAGAAGCACCGCCTGGAGGACGCGATCTCCGCCACCCGTGCGGCGATCGAGGAGGGCATCGTCGCGGGCGGCGGCTCGGCGCTCGTGCACGTCGCCAAGGAGCTGGACGACCTCGGCCTGACGGGCGAGGAGGCCACCGGTGTCTCCATCGTGCGCCGCGCGCTGGTGGAGCCGGCCCGCTGGATCGCCGAGAACGCCGGGCTGGAGGGCTACGTGGTGACCTCCAAGGTCGCCGAGCTGCCCGTCGGCCAGGGGTTCAACGCGGCCACCGGTGAGTACGGCAACCTGCTCGACCAGGGCGTCATCGACCCGGTCAAGGTCACCCGTTCCGCGGTGCAGAACGCCGCGTCCATCGCCGGCATGCTGCTGACGACCGAGGCCCTCGTCGCCGACAAGCCGGAGGAGGAGGAGAACTCCGCCGGCGGCCACGGCCACGGCCACGGTCACGGTCACTGACGGAACCGCGAGTTTCCCCGGATTCCCGGCCGCACGCCGGGAATCCGCTCACGGCCCGCGCCCTTCGACGGGGCGCGGGCCGTCGCGTTTCCGGTGGCGCGCGGCACGGTTATCGCTTCGCCGACAGAACAATCTTGTGTTAGGTAAACCGGAACGGGTCTCAAAGCGTCTATGTCCGCCTCTCGTAATAGGCGGCAAATTGCGGAATGCCGGGAAATATTTCTCGCCTTTAGGTCGCAGTGTCGTCATTCGATTACGCATAGCTATCGTCCCCTCAATGTGACCAATCCGTAGCCGTTCGCTATGACGACAGGTCCGATCAGGGCGGGCATCATGCCTAACGTGACCGAGGGACGCGTCGTCAACGCCATAGGTGGGGTAAGGCTTGCGACGAGGTCGGACGAGTCCGACCTCAGGGAACTGACAAGCCTGGCCGTTCAAGGAGATCGTCGCGCCATCGAATCACTTCTTGGGCGGTTGCGCCCGATGGTGGTGCGTTATTGCCGTGCGCGCCTCGGCCGGGTTTCGGGGCAGTATCACATAGCCGATGATGTGGCTCAGGAAGTGTGCATAGCGGTCCTGTCGGCGCTACCACGCTATCGCGACATGGGGCGGCCGTTCGCCTCGTTCGTGTTCGGTATCGCCTCGCACAAGGTCGCCGACGCACTGCGCAGCTCCGGGCGCGCGGCCGTGCCTACGCAGGATCTCCCCGACGGTCCGGACGAAGGCCCGGGACCGGAGGAGACCGTGGTGCGGTACATCGAAGCCGAGCACGCCCGCCGCCTGCTGTCGCGCCTGCCGGAGAACCAGCGTGAACTCATCATCCTGCGCGTCGTCTCAGGGCTTTCCGCCGAGGAGACCGGTAATGTACTCGGCATGTCACCAGGCGCGGTTCGCGTGGCGCAGCACAGGGCGCTGGCCAGGTTGAGGGCGATGGCCGAGTTGGAGTCGATCGCTTGACGGACGCCGGTCCCGCGCGCCGACACACTCGGCGGGTGCTAGACGGCGCGTCCGTCAGGTGCGTACCGGGCGCCGCTGAAGTGCGCGCCACCGATGCGATCGTCGAGGCGCTCGCGCGCCGGGCGGTGCCACCCGATCCGGCCGATCCCGCAGTACGGCTGCTCGCCGCGCTCATCGCCGACGTGGACGAGTACGGCGGGCCTGCCGACCTGCGCGGGGACGACGCCGATCAGTGGCGTTCCTCGGCGTCGATGACGCCGTCCACGTAGCCCCGGGCGTACTCCCATGTGACGTAGTTGGCGGGATCGGGCTGGAAGGCCGGCTCGTGCACCTGCGGCTGCCCTTTGTCGATCATCTGACGCAGGTTGCCGCGCAACAGCTCCCAGTCGAAGTAGTGCTGCTCGCCGCACTCCGGGCAGTCGAGCACCAGCCCGCGCACTCCCCGCGGTTCCAGCAGGGAGCGGAACACTTCGACGTCGGCGAGGTCGGTGATGGCCTCGTCACGCTCGGCAGGGGTCAGCAGCGGCTCGCCGTCGTCGAACCCGCCCAGGGCTTCGGCCGGGTCGTCAGGATCGTCCGCGAACGGGTCGCGGGGCAGATCGTCCACGCATCCCACCTTGTCAACGACTACGCGGAAAGAGCCTATAGGCTGCGCGTCGCTTCCGTCCGCACCGCGCATCAGTCTGGTGGATCGATGACGGATCGGTTCCCCTCGGCTTCCCGGAGAGGGACCGGTGCGGACGGTGGGCGGTCAGTTCCGTCCCTCGCCCAGCCACCCGCGGCGTGCGGCCTCCACCCCCGCCTGGAAGCGCGACCGCGCCCCCAACCGTGTCATCGCCTCGGCGAACCGCGCCCGCACCGTCCGCACCGACACGCCGAGCCGCCTGGCGATGCCGTCGTCGCTGAGTCCCTGGGCCGCCAGCTGGAGTACCTGCCGCACGCCGTCGGTCCCGCCCGTCCACGGCAGCGGCTCGGCGCGCGCCCACAGCTCCTGGAACAGCGACGTCAGCATGCCCGCCACCACCGGCGCGCGCAGATAGTAGAAGTGGTAGGCGTGATCGGGCAGGCTGCCGCCCCACTGCGTGGGCACCCCCGCGACCTCCTGCCCGGCGACGAAGAACCAGCTCGGCACGCGATCCAGCGTGCACACCTGCGCTCCCGAGGCGAGCAGGGGCTCCAACTTGTCGCGCAGACCGGGAAGGGCGAGGGCGTCGACCGGGATCAGCGATCGGAGGGAGAGCAGCCCGTTCTGGTGGGCCTCGATCCAGGGGTCGGCGTGCTTGCGGACGAAGTCCTCCACCGTGCGCCCGTCGGGGATCGCGGTCAGCAGGCGGAGCGGTGGCGCCTCGACGCCCAGCCCGACGACGCTCTCATACAGCTCGTCGGCGCCCTTGACCAGCTCCACGGGGAACGGGTCGCGCCGGTGGCCCACCCCCGCGTCGTAGTCTTCGATCAAAGTCCTGATGGAGGCGAGCACCGAGTCGATCCTGCGGCTCTCCTCGGCGAGCATGTCCAACCGCTCGGCGATCAGACGGCCCAGGGCGCTCGCGGGATGTCGCGCGAAGTACTCCCCGGACTGCCGGTCCACGATGCCCATCCGGACCAGCGTGGCGAGCTGCTCGCTGAGCGGCTCCTCCGGCCGGTCCACGGCCTGGGCCAGCTCGGCGAGGGACGCGCGATGCAGGCGCAGCAGGGCGGAGTAGAGGGTGGTCTGGGCGGGACTGAGCCCCAGCGCCCGAAGCGGGTCGGCTGGGACGGACGACTCGTTGCTCCGGGCTTGTGAGTTGCGCATCGGACGGGCTCCAGGGGGGGCACGGGGGCGGGCGAGTGGTGGTCGCCGCCCGCGTGGACGGGCTCCGGAAGGACAGGGCGCGCGGTTGTCGAAGCGCGGCGTGCTCCGGGGGAACACGGCGCGTGCGGTGAGGATAACTCGCGGGCCGTCACCTGTCCGTGGCTTGCGGTGACCGCCTTTCTCTCGATGCAACTTCGTGCAACTGCACGTTCTCACATTGCGGGAGCGCATGACGTGGCGCAGGCTTGACGGAGCGTCGGTGCGAGCGTCGGCGCGTCACCGCTCGGATACGGAGGGGGATCCGACGGGCGGCGCGCCTCGTCGCGGTGCCGGTGGCCGGGGGATCGGGCGGGGCGGACGGCCGTCCCCGATCCCCCGCTTGCACGTGGACTCCCGGGCGGACTGCGGTACGTGGGGACCGTCGCCCGCCCGGGTCCTCGCCCGCGGCGAGGACGTACGGCCCGGCCGGGACGGGGACCCCCAGAGGGATGGGACGCCGAAACGCACACATGACGGGCCGATAAACTTGGTGGCCCGGGGGTCGGTGGTGTTCCCCCGCCCGTAGCGTCGCGGCAGAGGGGTTCCGCAGCATGGCGAAATTCACCGAGACAGGTCTCACCTTCGACGATGTCCTGCTCGTACCGGCGTATTCCGATCTCGTCCCGGGTGAGGCCGACACCACGACCAGGCTTTCCCGCTCGCTCACCCTGCGCATACCACTGATCTCCGCGGCCATGGACACCGTCACCGAGGCCCGCATGGCGGTGGCCATGGCCCGGCAGGGCGGCATCGGCATCCTGCACCGCAACCTGTCGATCGAGGAGCAGGCGCAACAGGTCGACCTGGTCAAACGCTCCGAGGCGGGCATGGTCACCAACCCCGTCACCTGCTCCCCCGACGACACCCTGGCCGATGTGGAGGCCCTGTGCGCCCGCTACCGCATCTCGGGCGTG
It contains:
- the groL gene encoding chaperonin GroEL (60 kDa chaperone family; promotes refolding of misfolded polypeptides especially under stressful conditions; forms two stacked rings of heptamers to form a barrel-shaped 14mer; ends can be capped by GroES; misfolded proteins enter the barrel where they are refolded when GroES binds) — its product is MPKILEFEEDARRALERGVNALANAVKVTIGPRGRNVVIDKKFGAPTITNDGVTIAREIELEEPYENLGAQLVKEVATKTNDIAGDGTTTATVLAQAMVREGLRNVAAGASPMALKRGIDKAAQAVSDRLLESARPVEDKKEIANVATISAQDAKIGELIAEAFDKVGKDGVITVEESNAMGMELEFTEGLQFDKGYLSPYMVTDQERMEAVLEDAYVLLVQGKISAMAEFLPLLEKVAQTKKPLFVVAEDVEGEALAVLITNKIRGTFISVAAKAPGFGDRRKAMLQDMAILTGGQVISEELGLKLDNVGLDVLGRARRVVVTKDSSTIVDGAGDAKAIEARIREIKLAIEQSDSDWDREKLQERLAKLSGGVCVLRVGAATEVELKEKKHRLEDAISATRAAIEEGIVAGGGSALVHVAKELDDLGLTGEEATGVSIVRRALVEPARWIAENAGLEGYVVTSKVAELPVGQGFNAATGEYGNLLDQGVIDPVKVTRSAVQNAASIAGMLLTTEALVADKPEEEENSAGGHGHGHGHGH
- a CDS encoding sigma-70 family RNA polymerase sigma factor yields the protein MPNVTEGRVVNAIGGVRLATRSDESDLRELTSLAVQGDRRAIESLLGRLRPMVVRYCRARLGRVSGQYHIADDVAQEVCIAVLSALPRYRDMGRPFASFVFGIASHKVADALRSSGRAAVPTQDLPDGPDEGPGPEETVVRYIEAEHARRLLSRLPENQRELIILRVVSGLSAEETGNVLGMSPGAVRVAQHRALARLRAMAELESIA
- a CDS encoding DUF5319 family protein; the encoded protein is MDDLPRDPFADDPDDPAEALGGFDDGEPLLTPAERDEAITDLADVEVFRSLLEPRGVRGLVLDCPECGEQHYFDWELLRGNLRQMIDKGQPQVHEPAFQPDPANYVTWEYARGYVDGVIDAEERH
- a CDS encoding helix-turn-helix transcriptional regulator — its product is MRNSQARSNESSVPADPLRALGLSPAQTTLYSALLRLHRASLAELAQAVDRPEEPLSEQLATLVRMGIVDRQSGEYFARHPASALGRLIAERLDMLAEESRRIDSVLASIRTLIEDYDAGVGHRRDPFPVELVKGADELYESVVGLGVEAPPLRLLTAIPDGRTVEDFVRKHADPWIEAHQNGLLSLRSLIPVDALALPGLRDKLEPLLASGAQVCTLDRVPSWFFVAGQEVAGVPTQWGGSLPDHAYHFYYLRAPVVAGMLTSLFQELWARAEPLPWTGGTDGVRQVLQLAAQGLSDDGIARRLGVSVRTVRARFAEAMTRLGARSRFQAGVEAARRGWLGEGRN